From a region of the Deinococcus aestuarii genome:
- a CDS encoding TerC family protein: MMETLFGWVTQPEAWLAFGTLLLLEVVLGIDNVIFISILAGKLPPEQRQRARTIGLLAAMLMRLALLFSIAWIYRLQNDLFEIFGRGFSGRDLILIFGGLFLLYKAVKEMHEQLEGPGAHEPTLGGVGAANFAGIIAQIMVLDIVFSLDSVITAVGMADDIGVMVSAVVVTVLIMLVAARPIGEFVQAHPTVKMLALAFLLLIGVNLIADGFGFKIPKGYTYFAMGFAIMVELLNLRARKGKPVALHETQRHPDAG; this comes from the coding sequence CTGATGGAAACCCTGTTCGGCTGGGTCACCCAGCCCGAGGCCTGGCTTGCCTTCGGCACGCTGCTGCTGCTCGAAGTCGTGCTCGGCATCGACAACGTGATCTTTATCAGCATTCTGGCAGGCAAACTGCCGCCCGAACAGCGCCAGCGGGCACGCACCATCGGCCTGCTCGCCGCGATGCTGATGCGGCTCGCGCTGCTGTTCTCGATTGCCTGGATCTACCGGTTGCAAAACGACCTGTTCGAGATTTTCGGAAGGGGCTTTTCGGGCCGCGACCTGATCCTGATTTTCGGCGGACTCTTCTTGCTCTACAAGGCCGTCAAGGAGATGCACGAGCAGCTCGAAGGGCCCGGCGCACACGAGCCCACCCTGGGGGGCGTGGGGGCGGCGAACTTCGCGGGCATCATCGCGCAGATCATGGTGCTCGATATCGTGTTCAGCCTCGACTCGGTGATCACGGCGGTCGGCATGGCCGACGACATCGGCGTGATGGTGAGCGCCGTCGTCGTGACGGTGCTCATCATGCTCGTCGCCGCGCGGCCCATCGGCGAGTTCGTGCAGGCACACCCCACCGTCAAGATGCTGGCCCTGGCCTTCCTCCTCCTGATCGGCGTCAACCTGATCGCCGACGGCTTCGGGTTCAAGATTCCCAAGGGGTACACGTACTTCGCGATGGGCTTCGCCATCATGGTCGAGCTGCTCAACCTGCGCGCCCGCAAGGGCAAGCCGGTCGCCCTGCACGAGACGCAGAGGCACCCGGACGCGGGCTGA